A section of the Paenibacillus aurantius genome encodes:
- a CDS encoding ArsR/SmtB family transcription factor, producing MSFSTSYKIAFQFNPLFEFASAASFVANKDQFIKIFHELGEDLDSIGFIEQMDGQLSRFLRSELNFFFVHPFKQTSLGYETIVNMAIINTSPITVTEGINTLERMASTQLVARMVKSSLKEQFDSFLSGHQWSDVQRDRDLMIRQLNKIDGANKEIIERLLECTMYPDEAKQRYHTLCKTFYNSIYSPLEEQIVSISRGGAEKYSEQYKQNPLKFIDNYLVEATEEKLKQPTQIHVSIFDQACSTCNSGTSKDELFNWIRLGIHLDRLLENKPLRKQADLFLKLLSDSKRILIIEALAERPWYGQELSKKLNLTPAAISYHMGFFFSLDLVRVSKSDQRHYYLLDKEKMKTYFSQTQEILLKKHD from the coding sequence GTGAGCTTCTCAACTTCTTACAAAATAGCTTTTCAATTTAACCCGCTTTTTGAGTTTGCCAGCGCAGCTTCATTTGTCGCTAATAAAGATCAATTCATAAAAATATTCCATGAGTTAGGGGAAGATCTGGATTCCATTGGCTTTATTGAACAGATGGACGGTCAGCTCTCTCGTTTTCTGAGAAGCGAACTAAACTTCTTTTTCGTCCATCCCTTCAAGCAAACGTCTTTAGGATATGAGACGATCGTAAATATGGCTATTATCAATACGTCACCGATAACTGTCACAGAAGGCATAAATACATTAGAACGAATGGCTTCAACTCAGCTTGTTGCCCGAATGGTTAAATCATCATTAAAGGAGCAATTCGATTCCTTTTTATCAGGTCATCAATGGAGTGATGTTCAACGTGACAGGGATCTAATGATTAGACAATTAAACAAAATAGATGGGGCAAACAAAGAAATAATTGAACGATTGCTGGAATGCACGATGTACCCGGACGAAGCCAAGCAGAGATACCACACACTTTGTAAAACTTTTTATAATTCCATATATAGTCCTCTTGAAGAACAGATTGTATCCATTTCAAGAGGAGGGGCAGAAAAATATTCTGAGCAATATAAACAAAACCCATTAAAATTCATTGATAATTATTTAGTAGAAGCTACAGAAGAAAAACTGAAACAACCAACTCAGATTCACGTCAGCATTTTTGATCAGGCATGCAGCACTTGTAATTCAGGCACTTCGAAAGATGAACTATTTAACTGGATACGATTAGGCATCCATCTTGATCGACTGTTAGAAAACAAGCCTTTAAGAAAGCAGGCTGACTTATTTTTAAAATTGCTATCAGATTCAAAGCGAATCTTAATTATTGAAGCGCTCGCCGAACGACCATGGTATGGTCAGGAGTTATCCAAAAAGTTGAATTTGACTCCAGCTGCTATCTCCTATCATATGGGCTTCTTCTTCAGTCTCGATCTGGTGAGAGTATCCAAATCAGACCAAAGACATTATTACTTGTTAGATAAGGAAAAGATGAAAACTTATTTCTCCCAAACACAAGAAATCTTGTTGAAAAAACACGATTAG
- a CDS encoding transposase, which produces MHYQLSFACASSKAHRSPGNRRLENGHETACGERRAAELLALATRSVGAKHGGKAYKLHLQQLLAEYYLAVEQLQVMEDEVAAALARIPLAKPLLAMKGMGILSIAGILGEAGDLSGYAHGNALLRHAGLNLAEASSGKWKGQMSLSKRGRPRLRHALFMATMALILNDHSFKRQHEVNVKTKGMKPMRSVMKLCAKLARLLVAMAQSGEAYIDLFP; this is translated from the coding sequence ATGCACTACCAATTGAGCTTCGCCTGCGCATCTTCAAAAGCTCACCGTTCGCCAGGTAATCGACGGCTGGAAAACGGTCATGAAACGGCATGCGGTGAACGGAGAGCTGCCGAATTGCTAGCACTGGCAACGCGCTCAGTCGGTGCCAAGCATGGCGGGAAAGCCTACAAGCTTCATCTACAACAGCTGCTGGCCGAATATTATCTGGCTGTTGAGCAACTGCAAGTGATGGAGGATGAAGTGGCGGCTGCACTGGCTCGGATCCCGCTGGCCAAGCCGCTGCTGGCAATGAAGGGCATGGGCATCCTGTCAATCGCCGGCATACTGGGTGAAGCTGGCGACCTCAGCGGCTATGCACATGGCAATGCTTTGCTGCGGCATGCCGGCCTCAACCTGGCTGAAGCGAGCTCAGGCAAGTGGAAAGGCCAGATGTCCCTCAGCAAACGGGGCCGACCCAGACTTCGGCATGCCCTGTTCATGGCAACCATGGCCCTCATCTTGAACGATCATTCATTTAAACGACAGCACGAAGTGAATGTAAAGACGAAAGGCATGAAGCCGATGCGCTCCGTGATGAAGCTTTGTGCCAAGCTGGCTCGCCTCCTGGTTGCCATGGCACAGAGCGGCGAAGCCTACATCGATCTCTTCCCATGA